One window of Candidatus Microthrix subdominans genomic DNA carries:
- a CDS encoding enoyl-CoA hydratase — protein MDDTEARPLVRVERRDHVAVLTLDDPRRANAFTLAMCDQINVAVDALESDPDVSALVVTGAGPVFCAGADLSSLGDSREHGLRAIYDGFLRIARCSLPTVAAVNGAAVGAGMNLALAADVRIVSPSARFDTRFLTLGIHPGGGHSWMLRRAVGHQNASAMMLFGQVLEGEEAERRGLAYHCVEAGSLTDAAVEFAAGAGAAPRELLIRATDTLRTIDTAATHDEAVERELVTQLWSMDQGDFAERLAALSKRIRVDPPTAAD, from the coding sequence GTGGACGACACCGAGGCTCGCCCGCTGGTGCGCGTCGAGCGGCGCGATCACGTGGCTGTCCTCACCCTCGACGACCCACGCCGCGCCAACGCCTTCACGCTCGCCATGTGCGATCAGATCAACGTGGCGGTCGACGCATTGGAGTCCGACCCGGATGTGTCGGCCCTGGTCGTCACCGGGGCCGGGCCCGTTTTCTGCGCCGGCGCCGACCTGTCGTCGCTCGGCGACTCCCGCGAGCACGGGCTGCGCGCCATCTACGACGGCTTTCTGCGCATCGCCCGCTGTTCATTGCCGACGGTGGCCGCAGTCAACGGCGCCGCAGTCGGGGCCGGGATGAACCTGGCGCTGGCCGCCGACGTCCGGATCGTGTCGCCGTCGGCCCGCTTCGACACCCGCTTCCTCACACTGGGTATCCACCCCGGCGGAGGCCACAGCTGGATGCTGCGGAGGGCGGTCGGCCACCAGAACGCATCGGCAATGATGCTCTTCGGCCAGGTACTTGAGGGCGAGGAGGCCGAACGGCGAGGGCTGGCGTACCACTGCGTCGAGGCGGGCAGCCTGACCGACGCCGCCGTCGAGTTCGCCGCAGGTGCGGGCGCCGCCCCCCGGGAGCTGCTGATCCGCGCCACCGACACGCTGCGCACGATCGACACCGCCGCCACCCACGACGAGGCGGTCGAACGCGAGCTGGTCACCCAGCTGTGGTCGATGGACCAGGGCGACTTCGCCGAGCGGCTGGCCGCGCTGTCGAAACGAATCCGGGTCGACCCGCCGACAGCGGCCGACTGA
- a CDS encoding ABC transporter substrate-binding protein: MGTSRRTRGIAAALAMGLVAAACGGGGDSGGKTASAPGDEGTPVPGGRVIYALEAETNAGWCLPEGQLAIAGIQVARTIYDTLVQPDESGKMVPMLAESIEPNDAFDEWTLKIREGVKFHDGTDLTAEVVKNNLDAYRGQYAGRKPLLFIFVLDNIDTVEATDASTVKITTKKPWPALPSFLFSSGRLGIMAQAQLDNADNCDKDLIGTGPFKLKDWKVNDKFVADKNPDYWQTDADGNALPYLDEIEYRPVPDTNSRVEGLQTGQFDIIHASGGEAAQQLAPLADSGQINEISNSDAAEVSYGMNNEAKAPFDNLDARLAVAYGVDREEFTKLRTGGLQEVASGPFAPGNMGYVEDTGFPSYDVDKAKEHAAAYKKATGKDLSFTLSYASDPSTKTNAELIQSQLADAGIDVKLTSTDQAALIDRAIGGDFQMMLFRNHPGGDPDTQYVWWHTGSPVNFGKINDPEIDKALDEGRSEPDEAKRAEIYENMNKRFAEQAHNLWLNWSLWTIASVPEVHGILGPDQKDMKPYTGLATGTPVDGIWVEGGGS; the protein is encoded by the coding sequence ATGGGAACGTCTCGACGAACGCGTGGAATCGCAGCGGCACTGGCCATGGGCCTGGTCGCTGCGGCGTGCGGAGGTGGCGGGGACTCGGGGGGCAAGACCGCGAGCGCTCCTGGTGACGAGGGCACCCCGGTACCCGGCGGACGGGTGATCTACGCCCTCGAGGCCGAGACCAACGCCGGCTGGTGCCTGCCCGAGGGCCAGCTGGCCATCGCCGGCATCCAGGTGGCACGCACGATCTACGACACGCTGGTGCAGCCCGACGAGTCGGGCAAGATGGTGCCGATGCTCGCCGAGTCGATCGAGCCCAACGACGCCTTCGACGAGTGGACCCTGAAAATCCGTGAGGGCGTGAAGTTTCACGATGGCACCGACCTGACCGCCGAGGTGGTGAAGAACAACCTCGACGCCTACCGGGGCCAGTACGCAGGGCGCAAGCCGCTGCTGTTCATCTTCGTGCTCGACAACATCGACACGGTGGAGGCCACCGACGCCTCGACGGTGAAGATCACGACCAAGAAGCCGTGGCCCGCGCTGCCCAGCTTCCTGTTCTCCAGTGGTCGTCTGGGCATCATGGCCCAGGCCCAGCTGGACAACGCCGACAACTGCGACAAGGACCTGATCGGCACCGGGCCCTTCAAGCTGAAGGACTGGAAGGTCAACGACAAGTTCGTGGCCGACAAGAACCCCGACTATTGGCAGACGGACGCCGACGGCAACGCGCTGCCGTACCTGGACGAGATCGAGTACCGGCCGGTGCCCGACACCAACAGCCGAGTCGAGGGTCTCCAGACCGGTCAGTTCGACATCATCCACGCATCGGGCGGCGAGGCCGCCCAGCAGCTGGCCCCGCTCGCCGACAGCGGCCAGATCAACGAGATCTCCAACTCGGATGCCGCCGAGGTGAGCTACGGGATGAACAACGAGGCGAAGGCGCCGTTCGACAACCTGGACGCCCGCCTGGCCGTCGCCTACGGCGTCGACCGCGAGGAGTTCACCAAGCTGCGCACCGGTGGTCTTCAGGAGGTCGCCTCCGGCCCGTTTGCGCCGGGCAACATGGGCTACGTCGAGGACACCGGGTTCCCGTCCTACGACGTCGACAAGGCCAAGGAGCACGCAGCGGCCTACAAGAAGGCGACCGGCAAGGACCTGTCGTTCACCCTCTCCTATGCCAGCGATCCTTCGACCAAGACCAACGCCGAACTGATCCAGAGCCAGCTGGCCGACGCCGGCATCGACGTCAAGCTGACCTCGACCGACCAGGCCGCGCTGATCGACCGTGCGATCGGCGGCGACTTCCAGATGATGCTGTTCCGCAACCATCCGGGCGGCGACCCGGACACGCAGTACGTGTGGTGGCACACGGGTTCGCCGGTGAACTTCGGGAAGATCAACGACCCCGAGATCGACAAGGCGCTCGACGAGGGGCGCTCGGAGCCCGACGAGGCGAAGCGGGCCGAGATCTACGAGAACATGAACAAGCGCTTCGCCGAACAGGCCCACAACCTGTGGCTCAACTGGAGCCTGTGGACCATCGCGTCGGTCCCCGAAGTCCACGGGATCCTCGGGCCGGACCAGAAGGATATGAAGCCCTACACCGGGCTGGCCACCGGCACCCCGGTCGACGGGATCTGGGTAGAGGGTGGGGGCTCGTGA
- a CDS encoding GNAT family N-acetyltransferase: MTAKRRGTAVLVGRHVTLRVLTNHDFEAWRTVRRRSADWLTPWEPIVPSGQLDPTEDRGAFAARCAARMREIELGTGYGFGLFHEDGFAGEVNLSNIRRGPAQTALLGYWVDRQCAGRGLVPEGVVLALRFAFEDLALHRVEAGVLPRNAASLRVMEKLDLPCEGITRGMLEINGAWEDHQRFALLSEDWVGRREELLSTWVW, from the coding sequence GTGACCGCCAAGCGTCGGGGAACCGCGGTGCTCGTCGGTCGGCACGTCACCCTTCGGGTGTTGACCAACCACGATTTCGAGGCCTGGCGCACCGTGCGCCGTCGCTCCGCAGATTGGCTGACGCCCTGGGAGCCGATCGTTCCGTCGGGCCAGCTGGACCCGACCGAGGATCGGGGGGCCTTCGCCGCCCGCTGTGCCGCCAGGATGCGCGAGATCGAGCTGGGCACCGGTTACGGGTTCGGCCTGTTTCACGAGGATGGCTTTGCCGGCGAGGTCAACCTGTCCAACATTCGGCGCGGGCCGGCCCAGACAGCCCTGCTCGGCTACTGGGTCGATCGGCAGTGCGCCGGGCGGGGGCTGGTGCCCGAGGGCGTGGTGCTCGCGTTGCGTTTCGCGTTCGAGGACCTGGCGTTGCATCGCGTGGAGGCCGGGGTTTTACCCCGCAACGCCGCCAGCCTGCGGGTGATGGAGAAGCTGGACCTCCCGTGCGAGGGCATCACCCGGGGCATGCTGGAGATCAACGGCGCCTGGGAGGACCATCAGCGTTTCGCACTGTTGTCTGAGGACTGGGTCGGTCGGCGCGAGGAGTTGCTCAGCACCTGGGTCTGGTGA
- a CDS encoding ABC transporter substrate-binding protein — protein sequence MGTARRTRSIAAVLALTLSAAACGGGGGDASSGAEGDGDEGPPQRGGEVIYALEGETNSGWCLQEAQLAISGIQVARAIYDTLLQPDASGDMKPMLAESVEPNATFDEWTILLRKGVKFHDGTDLTAEVVKNNLDAYRGQYPARQPLLFVFVLDNIDTVEATDDLTVKVTTKTPWPSFPSFLWNDGRLGIVGQAQLDDAEGCDENLVGTGPFVKKEWKINDHFTAEKNPDYWQEGEDGKPLPYLDTIEFRPQAELTQRIEGIQTGTYDAAHIQGGEALAQAQPLAEQGVVNLVDNSDYAEVNYFLFNESKPPFDNKDARLAVAQALDPETANQILNDGLLEVASGPFAPGTMGYLKDAGMPGFDLAAAKKHVAAYEKEAGKKLSFTVPYAGSADAQAAVELWQAQLAKAGIEMKLQSTDQSAEIDRAISGDFGALTWRNHPGGDPDLQYVWWHTGSPVNFGRLDDPEIDRLLEEGRVSSDQAERTKIYEDLNRQFAKEVHNVWLTWTKWGVISAPTVHGVMGPPVDGNPPFPGLATGQPVSGLWIEQG from the coding sequence ATGGGAACAGCTCGACGAACGCGCAGTATCGCAGCAGTTTTGGCACTGACCCTGAGCGCCGCCGCCTGCGGTGGTGGGGGAGGGGACGCCTCCAGCGGCGCCGAGGGCGACGGGGACGAGGGCCCACCCCAACGGGGCGGCGAGGTGATCTATGCCCTGGAGGGCGAGACCAACTCGGGCTGGTGCCTTCAGGAGGCCCAGTTGGCCATCTCGGGCATCCAGGTGGCCCGGGCGATCTACGACACGCTGCTGCAACCCGATGCGTCCGGCGACATGAAGCCGATGCTGGCCGAGTCGGTCGAGCCGAACGCCACCTTCGACGAGTGGACGATTCTGCTGCGCAAGGGCGTGAAGTTTCACGACGGCACCGACCTGACCGCCGAGGTGGTGAAGAACAACCTCGACGCTTACAGGGGTCAGTACCCGGCCCGCCAGCCGCTGTTGTTCGTGTTCGTGCTCGACAACATCGACACGGTCGAGGCCACCGACGACCTGACGGTCAAGGTGACGACCAAGACCCCGTGGCCGTCCTTTCCCAGCTTTCTGTGGAACGACGGCCGCCTGGGCATCGTCGGGCAGGCCCAGCTGGACGACGCCGAAGGCTGCGACGAGAACCTGGTCGGCACCGGTCCGTTCGTGAAGAAGGAGTGGAAGATCAACGACCACTTCACCGCCGAGAAGAACCCCGACTACTGGCAGGAGGGCGAGGACGGCAAGCCGCTGCCCTACCTGGACACGATCGAGTTCCGGCCCCAGGCGGAGCTGACCCAGCGCATCGAGGGCATCCAGACCGGCACCTACGACGCCGCCCACATCCAGGGGGGCGAGGCCCTCGCCCAGGCCCAGCCGCTGGCCGAGCAGGGGGTGGTCAACCTGGTGGACAACTCGGACTACGCCGAGGTGAACTACTTCCTGTTCAACGAGTCGAAGCCGCCGTTCGACAATAAGGACGCCCGGCTTGCGGTCGCCCAGGCACTCGACCCGGAGACGGCCAACCAGATCCTCAACGACGGACTGCTCGAGGTGGCTTCGGGGCCCTTTGCGCCCGGCACGATGGGGTATCTCAAGGACGCCGGCATGCCGGGCTTCGACCTCGCCGCCGCCAAGAAGCACGTGGCCGCGTACGAGAAGGAGGCGGGCAAGAAGCTCAGCTTCACCGTGCCCTATGCGGGCAGCGCTGACGCCCAGGCCGCCGTCGAGCTGTGGCAGGCCCAGCTGGCAAAGGCCGGCATCGAGATGAAGCTGCAGTCGACCGACCAGTCGGCCGAGATCGACCGTGCCATCTCCGGCGACTTCGGCGCCCTGACCTGGCGCAACCACCCGGGCGGCGACCCGGACCTGCAGTACGTCTGGTGGCACACCGGCTCGCCGGTCAACTTCGGTCGCCTCGACGACCCCGAGATCGACCGGCTGCTCGAGGAGGGCCGGGTCTCCTCCGACCAGGCGGAGCGCACCAAGATCTACGAGGACCTCAACCGTCAGTTTGCCAAGGAGGTCCACAACGTCTGGCTCACCTGGACCAAGTGGGGCGTCATCAGCGCGCCGACCGTTCACGGCGTGATGGGCCCTCCGGTCGACGGAAACCCCCCGTTCCCGGGGTTGGCCACCGGACAGCCGGTTTCGGGCCTGTGGATCGAGCAGGGGTAG
- the eno gene encoding phosphopyruvate hydratase, translating into MSFIDDVLARQILDSRGNPTVEVEVGLSDGSVGRAAVPSGASTGAFEAVERRDGGDAYAGKGVLGAVGAVNGEIAELVLGLDALDQRGVDRVMLECDGTDNLERLGANAVLGVSLAVAKAAASSLELPLYRYVGGVSACVLPLPMLNVINGGEHADNNVDLQEFMIVPVGAASFSEALRWGTECYHGLKSVLSDRGLSTAVGDEGGFAPNLGSNEEALALLVEAIEAAGRTPGEDIALALDTASTEFYSDGLYRLAGEGRDLAPGEFVAYLSGLCDRYPIVSIEDGMAEEDWDGWAQLTASLGDRIQLVGDDLFVTNPARLQRGIDSGVANSILVKVNQIGTLTQTLEAVQLATRNAYTSVMSHRSGETEDATIADLAVATNCAQIKTGAPARSDRVAKYNQLLRIEEQLGDEAVFEGGAALGPRPVMRRGAPS; encoded by the coding sequence GTGAGCTTCATCGATGACGTACTGGCCCGACAGATCCTCGACTCTCGAGGAAACCCCACCGTCGAGGTGGAGGTGGGCCTGAGCGACGGGTCGGTCGGCCGGGCGGCGGTGCCATCCGGCGCGTCGACCGGTGCGTTCGAGGCGGTCGAGCGACGCGACGGCGGCGACGCGTACGCCGGCAAGGGCGTCCTCGGCGCGGTCGGAGCGGTCAACGGTGAGATCGCCGAGCTGGTGCTGGGCCTCGATGCGCTGGACCAGCGCGGCGTCGATCGGGTGATGTTGGAATGCGACGGCACCGACAACCTGGAACGTCTGGGAGCCAACGCGGTGCTGGGGGTGTCGCTGGCGGTCGCCAAGGCGGCGGCGTCCAGCCTGGAGTTGCCGCTGTACCGCTACGTCGGCGGCGTGTCGGCCTGCGTGTTGCCCCTCCCGATGCTCAACGTGATCAACGGCGGCGAGCACGCCGACAACAACGTCGACCTTCAGGAGTTCATGATCGTGCCCGTCGGGGCGGCCTCGTTCTCCGAGGCGCTGCGCTGGGGCACCGAGTGCTACCACGGTCTCAAGTCGGTGCTGTCCGACCGGGGACTGTCGACGGCGGTCGGCGACGAGGGGGGCTTTGCGCCCAACCTCGGCTCCAACGAGGAAGCGCTGGCCCTGCTGGTCGAAGCGATCGAGGCCGCCGGCCGGACGCCCGGCGAGGACATCGCCCTCGCCCTGGACACCGCGTCCACCGAGTTCTACTCCGACGGGCTCTACCGCCTGGCCGGAGAGGGCCGGGACCTGGCACCGGGCGAGTTCGTCGCCTACCTGAGCGGCCTGTGTGACCGCTACCCGATCGTGTCGATCGAGGACGGCATGGCCGAGGAGGACTGGGATGGCTGGGCGCAGCTCACCGCCAGCCTCGGCGACCGCATCCAGTTGGTCGGCGACGACCTGTTCGTCACCAACCCGGCCCGCCTCCAGCGGGGGATCGACTCCGGCGTCGCCAACTCGATCCTGGTCAAGGTCAACCAAATCGGCACCCTCACCCAGACCCTCGAAGCGGTGCAGCTGGCCACCCGCAACGCCTATACGTCGGTGATGAGCCACCGCTCGGGCGAGACCGAGGACGCGACGATCGCCGACCTGGCGGTGGCGACCAACTGCGCTCAGATCAAGACCGGTGCGCCAGCGCGAAGCGATCGCGTCGCCAAGTACAACCAGCTGTTGCGCATCGAGGAGCAGCTGGGCGACGAGGCGGTCTTCGAGGGCGGGGCGGCGCTGGGCCCGCGACCGGTGATGCGACGTGGCGCCCCGTCCTAA
- a CDS encoding ABC transporter permease: protein MRSLLPRLGRLVVVLFLVTLFASLLVSFLPGDPAAVVAPFASDQQRAEIADELGISDPLPVRYVNWLGGFVTGDLGKTYSGPTSSTEVSTQVADALPVSLTLMVYAQIIALGLAIPLGVAAAYRAGGWLDRVISSSSFLFLALPAFVLGFMLSYYVRFKMGLFRTRGGYVPLWEDPVTNFQFMFLPAVSLALGQVAIYARLLRADMIATLQQDFITMARAKGISTQRILWRHALRPSSITLLTAAGLNIGTLIGGALVIEVVFQLPGMGLLAASAIGGRQLVAVQSIVAIFAVLYVAVNVFVDLAYTVVDPRIRRA, encoded by the coding sequence GTGAGGTCGTTGCTGCCCCGGCTGGGGCGTCTCGTCGTGGTGCTGTTCCTGGTGACGCTGTTCGCGTCGCTGCTGGTCAGCTTTCTGCCCGGCGATCCCGCCGCCGTGGTGGCGCCCTTTGCCAGCGATCAGCAACGGGCCGAGATCGCCGACGAGCTCGGCATCTCCGATCCGCTGCCGGTGCGCTACGTCAACTGGCTGGGTGGGTTTGTCACCGGCGACCTGGGCAAGACCTACTCGGGCCCCACGTCGTCCACCGAGGTGTCGACCCAGGTGGCCGACGCCTTGCCGGTCAGCCTGACGCTGATGGTGTATGCCCAGATCATCGCCCTGGGGCTGGCGATCCCGCTCGGCGTCGCCGCGGCCTACAGGGCGGGCGGCTGGCTGGACCGGGTGATCTCGTCCAGCTCGTTCCTGTTCCTGGCCCTGCCCGCCTTCGTGCTCGGCTTCATGTTGTCGTACTACGTGCGCTTCAAGATGGGGCTGTTTCGCACCCGCGGCGGGTATGTCCCGCTGTGGGAGGACCCGGTAACCAACTTCCAGTTCATGTTCCTGCCGGCGGTCAGCCTGGCGCTGGGCCAGGTGGCGATCTACGCCCGGTTGCTGCGGGCCGACATGATCGCCACCCTGCAACAGGACTTCATCACGATGGCCCGGGCCAAGGGCATCAGCACGCAGCGCATCCTGTGGCGCCATGCATTGCGGCCCAGCTCGATCACGCTGCTGACCGCAGCCGGCCTCAACATCGGCACGCTGATCGGCGGCGCACTCGTGATCGAGGTCGTCTTCCAGCTGCCGGGCATGGGCCTGCTGGCCGCCAGCGCGATCGGTGGTCGCCAGCTGGTGGCGGTGCAGTCGATCGTGGCGATCTTCGCCGTGCTGTACGTGGCGGTGAACGTGTTCGTCGACCTGGCCTACACCGTCGTCGACCCGAGGATACGACGTGCCTGA
- a CDS encoding DUF501 domain-containing protein — MTPEVDPPASGDDVAAVAELLGRRPQGAFEVVVRRPGGTPAVIENEPVLPDGRPMPTRWWLVDPDLNRSVGTIEAEGGVRQAEDEVGVDAMAVAHSRYEALRDAAMPAGHGGPRPSGGVGGTRRGGKCLHAHLAWWLAGGEDPTGAWVARRLVERGRSVELIGPSGRVGWPEPMEGER, encoded by the coding sequence GTGACGCCCGAGGTCGACCCCCCCGCCTCTGGCGATGATGTGGCGGCGGTGGCCGAGCTGCTCGGCCGTCGCCCCCAGGGAGCGTTCGAGGTGGTCGTCCGGCGCCCCGGCGGCACGCCGGCGGTGATCGAAAACGAACCGGTGCTGCCCGACGGCCGCCCCATGCCCACCCGCTGGTGGCTGGTCGACCCGGACCTCAACCGCAGCGTTGGCACGATCGAGGCCGAGGGCGGGGTGCGACAGGCCGAGGACGAAGTGGGTGTGGACGCCATGGCAGTGGCCCACAGTCGCTACGAGGCCCTGCGCGACGCCGCCATGCCGGCGGGCCATGGCGGCCCTCGTCCCAGCGGGGGCGTTGGCGGCACCCGCCGGGGCGGCAAGTGCTTGCACGCCCACCTGGCCTGGTGGTTGGCGGGCGGCGAGGATCCGACGGGCGCCTGGGTGGCCCGGCGGCTGGTCGAGCGAGGCCGGAGCGTGGAGCTGATCGGCCCGTCCGGCCGGGTCGGCTGGCCCGAACCCATGGAAGGTGAACGATGA
- a CDS encoding ABC transporter permease has product MPEPTPSEIPSAIGSMPAVLTPGAVVPAPDFGFPSEVEDIVSPVKKRRFGPAAILAMAWIVFVVGGAILAPYLPIPTTTETVDIPVDAAGQPYFGPSLSHPFGLDKIGKDVFSLTLYGGRVSLLVGFVAVSVGMVIGGTMGIFAGYLRGKVDTVLSIFFDTFLAIPAIILALALVAAFDPADPDLVNPTRRIFVLAGALGVVSIPVLGRIARASTLAVADREFVTAAKAMGAKPLRIMWREILPNVLPSMLVIGLLGVGVAIVAEGGLALLGASVSSPATSWGSIIAANRNAINLDQPWIIFGPSLFIFLTVLTLNYLGDVIRRRFDIRDSVL; this is encoded by the coding sequence GTGCCTGAGCCAACGCCCTCCGAAATCCCGTCCGCCATCGGCAGCATGCCGGCGGTGCTCACCCCCGGGGCGGTCGTACCCGCACCAGACTTTGGGTTTCCGTCCGAGGTGGAGGACATCGTTTCACCCGTCAAGAAGCGCCGGTTCGGGCCGGCGGCCATCCTGGCGATGGCCTGGATCGTCTTCGTCGTCGGCGGGGCGATCCTTGCCCCCTACCTGCCGATCCCGACGACGACCGAGACGGTCGACATCCCGGTCGACGCCGCCGGCCAGCCCTACTTCGGGCCCAGCCTCAGCCACCCGTTCGGGCTGGACAAGATCGGCAAGGACGTCTTCAGCCTCACGCTCTACGGGGGCCGGGTCTCGCTGCTGGTCGGGTTCGTCGCCGTGTCGGTCGGCATGGTGATCGGCGGGACGATGGGCATTTTCGCCGGGTACCTGCGTGGCAAGGTCGATACGGTGTTGTCGATCTTTTTCGATACGTTCCTGGCCATCCCCGCCATCATTTTGGCGCTGGCGCTCGTCGCCGCGTTCGACCCTGCCGACCCCGATCTGGTCAACCCCACGCGGCGCATCTTCGTGCTGGCCGGTGCGCTGGGCGTGGTGTCGATCCCGGTGCTCGGCCGGATCGCGCGCGCCTCGACGCTGGCGGTGGCCGACCGCGAGTTTGTGACGGCGGCCAAGGCGATGGGCGCCAAGCCGTTGCGGATCATGTGGCGGGAAATCCTGCCCAACGTGCTGCCCTCGATGCTGGTGATCGGGCTGCTCGGCGTCGGCGTCGCCATCGTCGCCGAGGGCGGCCTGGCCCTGCTGGGGGCCAGCGTGTCCTCGCCGGCCACGTCGTGGGGTTCGATCATCGCCGCCAACCGCAACGCAATCAACCTCGATCAGCCGTGGATCATCTTCGGACCGTCGCTGTTCATCTTTTTGACCGTGCTGACGTTGAACTACCTGGGCGACGTGATCCGTCGCCGCTTCGATATTCGCGATTCTGTGTTGTAG
- a CDS encoding NAD-dependent epimerase/dehydratase family protein encodes MAKRTGPSNVLITGLSSFWGGRVAKALEADDRVDYIVGLDVEEPTIELERTEYVRTDQNYSMLSRIVEECGIDTILHTFLIVDPTQSTSRLMHEINVIGTMNLFAAASAPGSTVRTVVVKSSAMAYGTAPEDPTWFTENTPRSRSPSSNVERSIAQVEGYVRDFNLDNPEVAVSMLRFANVLGADIRTPLTRALELPVVPAVLGFDPRLQFAHEDDVVSSILFAMNHRLAGTYNVAGDGLLPWSEVISMVGKRPAFLPAIGADLATWPLQRLNLLDLPPAYLALLRYGRGIDNSKLKAAGFGYDYTSAQAVDSFVRALRLRRTIGRHRPKYRYERDVEQFFRHSPAVLRNRVAPSEE; translated from the coding sequence GTGGCGAAGCGAACCGGACCGTCCAACGTGCTGATCACCGGCCTGAGCAGCTTCTGGGGCGGGCGCGTGGCCAAGGCGCTCGAGGCCGACGACCGCGTCGACTACATCGTCGGCCTCGACGTCGAGGAACCGACGATCGAGCTGGAGCGGACCGAATACGTCCGCACCGACCAGAACTATTCGATGCTGTCCCGGATCGTCGAGGAATGCGGCATCGACACGATCCTGCACACGTTCCTGATCGTCGACCCGACCCAGTCGACCAGCCGCCTGATGCACGAGATCAACGTGATCGGCACGATGAACCTGTTCGCTGCCGCCAGCGCCCCCGGTTCGACGGTGCGCACCGTCGTGGTCAAGAGCTCCGCCATGGCCTACGGGACCGCACCCGAGGATCCCACCTGGTTCACCGAGAACACGCCCCGCAGCCGCAGCCCGAGCTCCAACGTCGAGCGGTCGATCGCCCAGGTGGAGGGCTACGTGCGGGACTTCAACCTCGACAATCCCGAGGTGGCGGTGTCGATGCTGCGCTTCGCCAACGTGCTGGGCGCCGACATTCGCACCCCGCTGACCCGGGCCCTCGAGTTGCCCGTCGTTCCGGCGGTGTTGGGCTTCGACCCCCGCCTTCAGTTCGCCCACGAGGACGATGTGGTCAGTTCGATCCTGTTTGCGATGAACCATCGGCTGGCCGGCACCTACAACGTCGCCGGCGACGGCCTGCTGCCCTGGAGCGAGGTGATCTCGATGGTCGGCAAACGCCCGGCCTTCCTCCCGGCGATCGGCGCCGACCTGGCCACCTGGCCGCTGCAGCGGCTCAACCTGCTCGACCTGCCCCCCGCCTACCTGGCGCTGCTGCGCTACGGGCGGGGCATCGACAACTCCAAGCTGAAAGCAGCCGGATTCGGCTACGACTACACATCGGCCCAGGCGGTCGACAGCTTCGTCCGGGCCCTGCGCTTGCGACGCACGATCGGGCGTCACCGGCCGAAGTATCGCTACGAACGCGACGTCGAGCAGTTCTTTCGCCACTCCCCGGCGGTGCTGCGCAACCGCGTGGCCCCAAGCGAGGAGTAG
- a CDS encoding septum formation initiator family protein, translated as MAPRPKRAATARPGDGAATKAARLPTRRRWFWVVALAVVSLFLALLALPVRNLFSQSSELSLARAELAELQGDTTELERRQAELEDPKQVEVLARRNHGMVFPGEESYVVLPPTEGGEVPPWVAKGWDFDPAAPASTDP; from the coding sequence GTGGCGCCCCGTCCTAAAAGGGCCGCAACGGCCCGACCTGGCGACGGAGCCGCCACCAAGGCTGCCCGCCTGCCCACCCGTCGCCGTTGGTTTTGGGTGGTTGCGTTGGCCGTCGTGTCGCTGTTTCTTGCCCTGCTCGCACTTCCGGTGCGCAACCTGTTCAGCCAGAGCTCGGAGCTGAGCCTGGCCCGCGCCGAACTGGCCGAGCTCCAGGGCGACACGACCGAGCTCGAGCGGCGCCAGGCCGAGCTCGAGGATCCCAAGCAGGTCGAGGTGCTCGCCCGCCGAAACCACGGCATGGTCTTTCCCGGCGAGGAGAGCTACGTCGTCTTGCCGCCGACCGAGGGCGGCGAGGTGCCGCCGTGGGTGGCCAAGGGCTGGGACTTCGACCCGGCGGCCCCGGCATCGACGGACCCGTAG